One window of the Manihot esculenta cultivar AM560-2 chromosome 14, M.esculenta_v8, whole genome shotgun sequence genome contains the following:
- the LOC110607377 gene encoding omega-6 fatty acid desaturase, chloroplastic, protein MGCRLADSVSLFMNPQPRPIRSQRITTHFSPVIHHLTWDRLLWKGEKQKHDLFLLRRAKSLQAVATSVVPASADGAQYRKQLAESCGFRQIGEPLPRNVTLKEIIDTLPRKVFEIDDMKAWKLVLISATSYALGLFMISKAPWYLLPLAWAWTGTAVTGFFVIGHDCAHKSFSRNKLLEDIVGTLAFLPLIYPYEPWRFKHDRHHAKTNMLDEDTAWHPVWKEEFNSSPMLRKAIIYGYGPFRPWMSIAHWLIWHFDVKKFRPSEVKRVKISLACVFAFMAIGWPLIIYKTGIMGWIKFWLMPWLGYHFWMSTFTVVHHTAPHIPFKSSDEWNAAEAQLTGTVHCDYPRWIEILCHDINVHIPHHISARIPSYNLREAHKSIQDNWGKYLNEATWNWRLMKTIMTMCHVYDKEENYIAFDKLAPADSQPVTFLKRVMPDYA, encoded by the exons TCATTCATCACTTGACATGGGACAGGCTTCTTTGGAAAGGAGAGAAACAGAAACATGATTTGTTCCTCTTGAGAAGGGCCAAATCTTTACAAGCAGTGGCCACATCAGTTGTACCAGCATCAGCAGACGGTGCTCAGTATAGAAAACAGCTAGCAGAAAGTTGTGGGTTCAGGCAAATTGGAGAACCCCTTCCTAGAAATGTTACATTAAAGGAAATCATTGATACTCTGCCGAGAAAG GTGTTTGAGATTGATGATATGAAGGCATGGAAGTTAGTTTTAATATCTGCCACTTCATATGCATTAGGGCTCTTTATGATTTCAAAGGCCCCATGGTACCTACTTCCTCTTGCTTGGGCATGGACAGGGACTGCAGTCACAGGG TTTTTTGTTATAGGCCATGATTGTGCTCACAAATCGTTTTCAAGGAACAAATTATTGGAAGATATTGTGGGAACTCTAGCCTTTCTGCCACTAATATACCCATATGAGCCATGGAGGTTTAAGCATGATAGGCATCATGCAAAGACAAACAT GTTGGATGAGGATACAGCTTGGCATCCTGTTTGGAAAGAAGAATTCAATTCATCTCCTATGTTGCGCAAAGCTATTATATATGGATATGGTCCATTTCGGCCTTGGATGTCTATAGCTCACTG GTTGATCTGGCACTTTGACGTAAAAAAGTTTAGACCAAGTGAAGTTAAAAGGGTGAAGATAAGTTTGGCTTGCGTTTTTGCATTTATGGCAATTGGATGGCCATTGATTATCTATAAAACAGGGATCATGGGATGGATCAAGTTCTGGTTAATGCCATGGTTGGGCTATCACTTTTGG ATGAGTACATTCACAGTGGTGCATCATACAGCTCCACACATTCCTTTTAAATCATCAGATGAGTGGAATGCAGCTGAAGCCCAGCTTACTGGAACAGTTCACTGTGATTACCCTCGTTG GATTGAGATCCTCTGTCATGATATCAATGTCCACATCCCCCACCATATTTCTGCAAGGATACCAAGCTATAATCTACGGGAAGCTCATAAATCTATCCAAGACAATTGGGGAAAG TACCTAAATGAGGCTACATGGAATTGGCGTTTAATGAAAACGATAATGACAATGTGCCATGTTTATGACAAGGAAGAAAATTACATTGCTTTTGACAAGCTTGCCCCAGCAGATTCTCAACCAGTTACATTCCTGAAAAGAGTGATGCCTGATTATGCTTGA